The following coding sequences lie in one Trichoderma breve strain T069 chromosome 1, whole genome shotgun sequence genomic window:
- a CDS encoding sugar transporter domain-containing protein — MAPPTFAGLSGRPLSLAVSTIATTAFLLFGYDQGVMSGIISSPVFNDYFPATRDSTMQGLVTAIYEIGCLIGAVFILAVGDLLGRRRAIILGGIIMIFGTIIQVTPMRGHAQLAQFIIGRIVTGVGNGINTSTVPTYQAECSKTSNRGLLICIEGGIIAFGSLIAYWIDYGASYGPDDLVWRFPIAFQITFALLFSTAMIWLPDSPRWLLTHERYEEAERTIAALRGYEVDSPETKTERDIILDSIRASGFAGQKSTPVKALFTNGKTQHFRRMLLGASSQFMQQVGGCNAVIYYFPILFQNSIGESHNMAMLLGGVNMIVYSAFATVSWFIIERVGRRKLFLWGTAGQMLSMVLTFACLIPGNPNAAKGAAVGLFTYIASFGATWLPLPWLYPAEISPIKTRAKANAVSTCTNWLFNFFIVMITPIMINRIGWGTYLFFAVVNACFFPVLYFFYPETANRSLEEIDIIFAKGHVENMSYVKAAKELPYLSHAEVEEYALRYGLVDSASEGAAGKEEDRSSEKGSSSEKGSSRETEN; from the exons ATGGCGCCTCCTACGTTTGCTGGCCTTTCGGGGCGGCCTCTCTCCCTGGCCGTCTCAACCATCGCTACCACtgctttccttctctttGGCTATGACCAGGGTGTTATGAGCGGTATCATTTCCTCCCCGGTATTCAACGACTACTTTCCCGCCACTAGAGATTCTACCATGCAGGGTCTGGTGACAGCCATCTACGAGATTGGCTGTTTGATAGGCGCTGTTTTCATCCTTGCGGTTGGAGACTTGCTCGGTCGTCGCCGTGCCATTATCCTCGGTGGTATCATCATGATTTTCGGAACCATTATTCAAGTTACACCCATGCGCGGCCATGCCCAGCTGGCGCAGTTCATCATCGGCCGCATCGTCACCGGTGTTGGAAACGGCATCAACACCTCAACCGTCCCAACGTACCAAGCCGAGTGTAGCAAGACGTCTAACCGTGGTCTTCTGATCTGTATCGAAGGAGGCATCATTGCCTTTGGATCGCTGATTGCATACTGGATCGACTACGGCGCATCGTACGGGCCTGACGACCTGGTTTGGCGATTCCCCATTGCTTTCCAAATCACCTTCGCCCTGCTCTTCAGCACAGCAATGATCTGGCTTCCTGACAGTCCCCGATGGCTTCTCACACATGAAAGAtatgaagaggctgagagaaCCATTGCCGCCCTCCGCGGATATGAAGTTGACAGCCCAGAGACCAAGACGGAGCGAGACATTATTCTCGATTCCATCAGAGCCTCGGGTTTCGCCGGCCAAAAGAGCACGCCCGTCAAGGCCCTCTTCACCAACGGCAAGACGCAGCACTTCCGACGCATGTTGCTCGGCGCTTCGTCCCAGTTCATGCAGCAAGTCGGTGGTTGCAACGCCGTCATCTACTATTTTCCCATCCTGTTCCAAAACTCCATTGGCGAGTCTCacaacatggccatgctGCTCGGCGGTGTCAACATGATTGTATACTCCGCCTTTGCCACTGTGTCCTGGTTCATCATTGAGCGAGTCGGACGCCGGAAGCTTTTCCTCTGGGGAACGGCCGGCCAGATGCTTTCCATGGTCCTGACTTTCGCATGCCTGATCCCGGGAAATCCTAACGCGGCCAAGGGAGCTGCCGTCGGTCTGTTCACTTACATCGCCTCGTTTGGAGCTACctggcttcctcttccttggcttTACCCTGCCGAGATCAGTCCCATCAAGACTCGCGCAAAGGCAAATGCTGTTTCGACATGTACCAACtggctcttcaacttcttcattGTCATGATCACCCCAATCATGATCAACCGAATTGGCTGGGGAACTTATTTGTTCTTTGCCGTGGTAAACGCTTGCTTCTTCCCCGTTCTCTATTTCTTCTACCCAGAG ACCGCAAACAGATCTCTGGAAGAGATTGATATCATCTTCGCCAAGGGCCATGTCGAGAACATGTCGTAcgtcaaggctgccaaggagctgcctTATCTTTCTCACGCAGAGGTGGAAGAATATGCCCTTCGATATGGACTAGTCGATTCCGCAAGCGAGGGAGCTGCGGGTAAAGAGGAGGATAGATCGAGCGAAAAGGGAAGCTCGAGTGAAAAGGGAAGCAGTCGAGAGACTGAAAACTGA
- a CDS encoding PX domain-containing protein: MQSMPDTRQQSFDEIYGPPENFLEIEVRNPRTHGMGRSMYTDYEILCRTNIPAFKLRQSSVRRRYSDFEYFRDILERESARVTIPPLPGKVFTNRFSDDVIENRRAGLEKFLKIVVGHPLLQTGSKVLAAFVQDPNWDRNAW, from the exons ATGCAGTCCATGCCAGACACGCGGCAGCAGAGCTTTGACGAGATCTACGGTCCGCCAGAGAACTTTCTCGAGATTGAG GTACGGAATCCTCGAACCCACGGCATGGGACGGTCCATGTACACCGACTACGAGATCCTCTGCCGCACCAACATCCCCGCCTTCAAGCTGCGCCAGAGCAGCGTGCGCAGGCGGTACTCCGACTTTGAATACTTCCGCGACATCCTCGAGCGCGAGAGCGCCCGCGTGACCATCCCGCCGCTGCCCGGCAAGGTCTTCACCAACCGCTTCAGCGACGATGTCATCGAGAACCGACGAGCCGGCCTGGAAAAGTTCCTCAAGATTGTCGTGGGGCATCCGCTGCTGCAGACCGGTAGCAAGGTGCTGGCCGCGTTTGTTCAGG ACCCAAACTGGGATCGCAACGCATGGTGA